In Methanolobus chelungpuianus, a genomic segment contains:
- a CDS encoding heavy metal translocating P-type ATPase — translation MNTKIKVHGMTCMHCHKRVTDAIMAIEGVSSVDVSLEEESATVEFDPARTNLEDIRKAVTDAGYEAGEEQCRLPEGSGPEQGCRIIPDEAEDVRKQPEPGATEDAVFRISGMKCTSCAQNIEGVLTKHEGVISATVNLPLERATVRYEPARVSPGELAGEIESLGYHVVRDRITLDVGGMTCASCAQNVEKVLKRLNGVSSVNVNVSTGKARIEYNSSVVSVDDMRKAIEDIGYSASMPVDRQLAEDRERKEREDEIRRQRNNLIISVLIAIPVMLGSLKPVFPDYFGFVPDIFADRNVLFLLTTIVMVFPGRQFFEGTYRGLKHGVTDMNLLIATGTGAAYVISVASSYLDLGPGYHHLYYDTAVMLIAFIVLGRYMEARARGRTSESIKKLIGLQAKTARIIVDGQEKEVPVESVEVDDIVFVRPGEKIPVDGVVIEGTSAVDESMITGESIPVDKSKGDVVIGSTLNRSGAMKLRATNVGADTALARIIELVENAQNSKAPIQRIADVVAGHFILIVHVLALAAFFFWYFIGFERYDVTLNSGIASPFLFALLISITVLVISCPCAVGLATPAAIMVGTGKGAENGILIKGGEALERTLKIDTIVFDKTGTLTKGEPELTDIVPVADLSSDEVLVMAASAEKGSEHPLGEAIVRGAEQRNLQLKDVESFRSIAGKGVEAGIEGSRILLGTRKLMHDSGIDIASVESTMESLEAQGRTAMIAAKDDRAVGLVAVADTLKENSKEAVEKIRDMGIEVVMITGDNRRTADAIASNIGITRVLAEVLPEDKASEIRKLQEEGRVVAMVGDGINDAPALTQADVGIAMGAGTDVAMESAQIVLIKNDLRDVIASIRLSRLTMNKIKQNLFWAFGYNTLGIPLAAGLLYPVVKTILISPELAAAFMAMSSVSVTTNSMLMKRKRIK, via the coding sequence ATGAATACAAAAATAAAAGTGCATGGCATGACCTGCATGCACTGCCACAAGCGTGTGACAGATGCCATAATGGCCATTGAAGGTGTTTCCTCGGTAGATGTGAGCCTTGAGGAAGAGAGTGCCACTGTAGAGTTCGATCCTGCCAGGACCAATCTTGAAGACATACGAAAAGCTGTCACGGATGCTGGATACGAAGCAGGCGAAGAGCAGTGCAGGCTGCCTGAGGGATCCGGGCCTGAACAGGGATGCAGGATAATTCCCGATGAAGCCGAGGATGTGAGGAAGCAGCCGGAGCCGGGCGCAACAGAGGATGCCGTTTTCAGGATATCCGGCATGAAGTGCACCTCGTGTGCACAGAACATCGAGGGCGTCCTGACCAAACACGAAGGAGTTATCTCAGCCACTGTCAACCTTCCCCTTGAAAGGGCCACAGTAAGGTACGAGCCTGCAAGGGTCAGCCCTGGGGAACTTGCAGGAGAGATCGAATCCCTGGGTTATCATGTGGTGAGGGACCGCATCACCCTTGATGTAGGAGGGATGACGTGCGCTTCCTGTGCCCAGAACGTAGAAAAGGTGCTTAAAAGGCTTAATGGGGTCAGCTCCGTTAATGTCAACGTTTCAACAGGCAAGGCCAGGATAGAATACAATTCATCCGTTGTTTCTGTTGACGATATGAGAAAGGCCATCGAAGATATCGGTTACTCAGCCTCAATGCCTGTGGACCGGCAGCTTGCCGAGGACAGGGAAAGGAAGGAAAGGGAAGATGAGATCCGCAGGCAGAGGAACAACCTGATAATTTCGGTGCTGATCGCGATCCCGGTCATGTTGGGGAGCCTGAAGCCGGTCTTTCCGGATTACTTTGGATTCGTGCCGGATATCTTTGCAGACAGGAACGTGCTGTTCCTGCTGACAACTATCGTCATGGTCTTCCCGGGAAGGCAGTTCTTCGAGGGAACTTACAGGGGACTGAAACACGGCGTAACCGACATGAACCTGCTCATTGCCACAGGTACCGGAGCAGCCTACGTTATAAGTGTCGCTTCAAGCTACCTGGACCTGGGGCCGGGATACCATCATCTCTATTACGATACTGCCGTCATGCTTATTGCGTTCATTGTGCTCGGGAGGTACATGGAGGCCCGCGCCAGGGGAAGGACATCCGAATCCATCAAGAAGCTCATAGGACTCCAGGCAAAGACTGCGCGCATAATCGTAGACGGGCAGGAGAAGGAGGTGCCTGTTGAGAGCGTCGAGGTCGATGACATTGTTTTTGTCAGGCCGGGGGAGAAGATACCTGTCGACGGCGTTGTGATCGAGGGGACATCAGCAGTTGACGAATCCATGATCACGGGAGAGAGCATCCCCGTTGACAAGAGCAAGGGGGATGTGGTAATAGGCTCTACATTGAACCGCAGCGGGGCCATGAAGCTACGCGCCACCAATGTGGGCGCTGATACCGCACTTGCGCGTATAATAGAACTGGTGGAGAACGCGCAGAACTCCAAGGCCCCTATACAGAGGATAGCGGATGTCGTAGCAGGCCATTTCATACTCATAGTCCACGTACTGGCACTGGCGGCGTTCTTCTTCTGGTACTTCATCGGCTTCGAGAGATACGACGTGACCCTGAACTCAGGGATAGCAAGTCCCTTCCTGTTCGCACTGCTCATCTCCATCACGGTGCTTGTGATATCCTGCCCCTGCGCCGTGGGTCTTGCAACCCCGGCAGCCATAATGGTAGGCACAGGCAAGGGAGCAGAGAACGGCATACTTATCAAGGGCGGTGAAGCTCTTGAAAGAACACTCAAGATAGATACAATCGTCTTTGACAAGACCGGGACGCTTACAAAGGGAGAGCCCGAGCTCACGGACATAGTGCCTGTTGCGGATCTCAGTTCCGATGAAGTGCTTGTTATGGCAGCCAGCGCCGAGAAAGGGTCCGAGCATCCCCTCGGAGAAGCTATAGTGAGAGGTGCTGAACAGCGTAATCTGCAGTTAAAAGATGTCGAAAGCTTCAGGTCCATCGCAGGTAAAGGTGTGGAGGCGGGCATCGAAGGCAGCAGGATACTGCTCGGAACCCGTAAACTGATGCATGATAGCGGCATTGATATCGCTTCCGTTGAGAGCACCATGGAGAGCCTTGAAGCGCAGGGCAGGACAGCCATGATAGCTGCAAAGGACGACCGTGCCGTGGGTCTTGTGGCAGTTGCCGATACCCTCAAGGAGAATTCGAAGGAAGCCGTGGAGAAGATACGCGACATGGGTATCGAGGTCGTTATGATCACCGGCGACAACCGCAGGACAGCAGATGCCATTGCATCGAACATTGGCATCACGCGGGTACTGGCGGAGGTGCTTCCAGAAGACAAGGCCTCAGAAATACGCAAGCTGCAGGAGGAGGGGCGCGTGGTTGCAATGGTGGGCGACGGCATCAACGACGCACCCGCCCTTACACAGGCCGATGTAGGCATAGCCATGGGTGCAGGTACCGATGTTGCCATGGAGTCCGCTCAGATAGTACTTATCAAAAACGACCTGCGGGATGTGATCGCCTCCATCAGGCTGAGCAGGCTCACGATGAACAAGATCAAGCAGAACCTCTTCTGGGCCTTCGGCTATAATACCCTGGGGATACCACTGGCAGCGGGCCTGCTTTACCCGGTGGTGAAGACGATCCTCATCAGCCCGGAGCTTGCGGCCGCCTTCATGGCAATGAGCTCGGTATCGGTTACCACTAACTCCATGCTGATGAAGAGAAAGAGAATAAAATAG
- a CDS encoding heavy-metal-associated domain-containing protein produces MKQETIKIEGMMCGHCQMTVEKAIRNVKGVQDVSVNLGSKQAEVSYDPAITDSAAIQSAVTKAGYKVVD; encoded by the coding sequence ATGAAGCAAGAGACGATCAAGATCGAAGGAATGATGTGCGGACATTGCCAGATGACAGTGGAGAAAGCGATCCGGAATGTAAAGGGAGTACAGGATGTGAGTGTCAATCTTGGAAGCAAGCAGGCCGAAGTATCCTATGATCCTGCCATCACCGACTCAGCAGCCATACAATCCGCAGTCACAAAAGCCGGATACAAGGTCGTGGACTGA
- a CDS encoding restriction endonuclease encodes MSTLDRWSLAQLQQIEPYDFEKLLAQLFRRMGYAVEETQYSHDRGIDLIVRILNFGLSHSWIVQAKRYNEPVGVKAVREYSSLRYRDRVDGVIIVTTSCFTKEGQEEAAEHNVKLVDGNLLAEMLNHYLPGENKQSQVVGAGTREDAAGQDTSTIMRRGEELLAEESVSFGRERMSMLITSRNIFFKKESGLLSRKENVELRIELKDLTGVHTEQQLLFLIAGQKRLKVYPLSVKRKDRILELLDSLRPEYVRGEHLLKSSRKNSSLFILTNRRLAQIDIDKGQVEDIPLTKIISVEAGGGLFKKDRILVSASSDGVRKYSFEVDDAAQWRSAIQERVKVI; translated from the coding sequence ATGAGCACACTGGACAGATGGTCGCTTGCACAGTTACAACAGATCGAGCCCTATGATTTTGAAAAGCTCCTGGCACAGCTTTTCAGGAGGATGGGCTACGCGGTGGAAGAGACACAGTATTCCCATGACAGGGGCATTGACCTCATAGTAAGGATACTGAACTTCGGACTATCTCACTCATGGATAGTGCAGGCAAAGAGATACAACGAGCCTGTAGGCGTCAAAGCTGTCAGGGAGTACAGCAGCCTTAGATACAGGGACCGGGTGGATGGGGTCATCATCGTGACAACTTCCTGTTTCACAAAAGAGGGACAGGAAGAGGCTGCCGAGCATAACGTAAAGCTGGTTGACGGGAACCTCCTGGCTGAGATGCTAAACCATTACCTGCCAGGGGAAAATAAGCAATCCCAGGTCGTCGGGGCCGGGACCCGTGAGGATGCAGCCGGACAGGACACTTCCACTATCATGAGACGAGGCGAGGAACTGCTTGCTGAAGAATCCGTGAGCTTTGGCCGGGAGAGGATGTCCATGCTTATCACAAGCAGGAACATTTTCTTTAAAAAGGAATCCGGCCTGCTTTCCAGAAAAGAGAATGTGGAACTGCGTATCGAGCTGAAGGACCTGACAGGCGTACATACAGAGCAACAGCTTCTGTTCCTTATCGCCGGACAGAAACGCCTGAAAGTATATCCTCTGTCCGTAAAGAGAAAGGACAGGATACTGGAACTCCTTGATAGCCTCAGGCCTGAATACGTGCGCGGGGAACACCTCCTGAAGTCCTCGCGGAAAAATTCCTCACTGTTTATCCTGACCAACAGGAGGCTGGCGCAGATAGACATTGATAAGGGGCAGGTGGAAGATATACCCCTGACGAAGATAATATCCGTTGAAGCCGGAGGGGGACTCTTCAAAAAGGACAGGATACTGGTCTCCGCATCCTCCGACGGAGTCAGGAAATACTCTTTTGAAGTGGACGATGCCGCTCAATGGAGAAGCGCTATTCAGGAGAGAGTGAAGGTTATCTGA